A single window of Acetobacteraceae bacterium DNA harbors:
- a CDS encoding FAD-dependent oxidoreductase, whose amino-acid sequence MVEMRQENKKNQERCFVDTIIVGAGFAGLKAAETLKEKGQKILLLEAQDRVGGRCKAGKIAGNVVDFGGQWIGAHHPLFREEAAKAGIELYPQYEEGKSLLSFKGKVKKFGLIPPFNPFALCEIALFIYLWGRDLKQIPKNQPWKAKKAEKWDSISFESWVMSHLRTKGAREFARAVVNGLFCVEASEMSYLYFLECMRQGRGMKVMMAASGGAQQDKARGGAWSVAKAMADRLGNKIRFQQPVVKIMQDESGIQVTTKAGEIYGAKKLILAIPPVLAAKLIFEPKLPSQKQGLLRRMPMGNVIKVHVAYERPFWREKGLSGEAIGLGLHFATVYDQTPKDEEIGILVGVIEGKYAVKMSQMSQEERRQIVVKDLVHYFGEQAKNPIEYVDCDWAKEEWAEGGYAGCMATGVLSLYGEALGRKEGHIHFAGTETATEWTGYFEGALQSGLRAANEILGN is encoded by the coding sequence GCGGGCTTAAAGGCGGCAGAGACTTTAAAGGAAAAAGGTCAAAAAATTCTGCTTTTAGAAGCGCAAGATCGTGTTGGCGGTCGGTGTAAAGCCGGAAAAATTGCCGGAAATGTCGTTGATTTCGGTGGTCAATGGATTGGTGCCCATCATCCGCTTTTTAGGGAAGAGGCCGCCAAAGCCGGGATTGAACTCTACCCGCAATATGAAGAAGGAAAATCGCTTTTAAGTTTTAAAGGCAAGGTCAAAAAATTTGGTTTGATCCCGCCTTTTAATCCTTTTGCTTTATGTGAAATTGCGCTTTTTATCTATCTTTGGGGACGTGACCTCAAACAAATTCCTAAAAATCAGCCTTGGAAAGCCAAAAAAGCTGAAAAATGGGATTCTATCTCTTTCGAAAGCTGGGTGATGTCCCATCTAAGAACCAAGGGGGCGAGAGAATTTGCCAGAGCGGTTGTGAATGGCTTGTTCTGTGTTGAGGCTTCAGAAATGTCTTATCTTTATTTCTTGGAATGTATGCGCCAAGGCAGAGGTATGAAGGTGATGATGGCGGCAAGCGGCGGCGCACAGCAGGATAAAGCTCGAGGTGGCGCATGGTCTGTTGCGAAAGCAATGGCAGATCGTTTGGGGAATAAAATTCGTTTTCAGCAGCCTGTGGTTAAAATAATGCAGGATGAGAGTGGGATTCAGGTAACGACAAAAGCAGGAGAAATTTACGGGGCAAAAAAACTTATTTTGGCCATTCCACCCGTTTTAGCAGCCAAATTGATTTTTGAACCGAAATTACCCTCTCAAAAGCAGGGGCTTTTGAGGCGGATGCCTATGGGGAATGTGATTAAAGTTCATGTAGCATATGAGCGGCCTTTTTGGCGTGAAAAGGGCCTTAGCGGTGAGGCAATCGGTCTCGGTTTACATTTTGCGACAGTTTACGATCAAACGCCAAAAGATGAAGAAATCGGTATTTTGGTTGGTGTCATTGAGGGAAAATATGCGGTCAAAATGAGCCAAATGTCTCAGGAAGAGCGCCGTCAAATCGTGGTTAAAGATTTGGTGCATTATTTTGGTGAGCAGGCCAAAAATCCGATTGAATATGTTGATTGCGATTGGGCAAAAGAGGAATGGGCAGAGGGAGGATATGCCGGCTGTATGGCAACAGGGGTTTTGAGCCTTTATGGCGAAGCCCTCGGACGGAAAGAGGGGCATATTCATTTTGCCGGTACGGAAACGGCAACAGAATGGACGGGTTATTTTGAGGGAGCTTTGCAATCAGGTTTGCGAGCCGCCAATGAAATTTTAGGAAACTAA
- the fghA gene encoding S-formylglutathione hydrolase yields the protein MTHSLELLSAHPAFDGEVRFYKHHAETLKAEANFAIFLPRRALKDMYARKNGKECKGKTPYIMALAGLTCDHQTFITKSNAVRFASQHNIALVCPDTSPRGCDPKSTEKEKCWWLGEGAGYYLKATKEPWAKHYNMRDYVAEELTALVAENFWLDDDKKSIMGHSMGGMGALVFGIKESDKWKSISAFAPVANPSKSHWGQEAAEVYFNNPEEAKAYDPTLLLQSGKNHPTPILIDQGREDEFLHDGKLLPKNFLNVADRVGQQVIFRAHKKFDHSYWFVQSFIQSHIEYHALYLQNDNHG from the coding sequence ATGACACATTCTTTAGAGCTTCTCAGCGCACATCCGGCCTTTGATGGTGAAGTGCGATTTTACAAACATCATGCAGAAACTTTAAAGGCTGAAGCAAATTTTGCCATTTTTCTTCCTCGCCGTGCCTTAAAAGATATGTATGCCAGAAAAAACGGTAAGGAATGCAAAGGGAAAACGCCTTATATTATGGCCTTGGCAGGTCTTACCTGTGACCATCAAACCTTTATCACCAAATCCAATGCAGTTCGTTTTGCCAGCCAGCACAATATTGCTTTGGTCTGCCCCGATACATCTCCACGTGGCTGCGATCCAAAATCAACAGAAAAAGAAAAATGCTGGTGGCTTGGTGAAGGTGCCGGCTATTATCTCAAAGCGACCAAAGAACCTTGGGCAAAACATTATAACATGCGTGATTATGTTGCCGAAGAGCTAACGGCGCTTGTTGCCGAGAATTTCTGGCTTGATGATGATAAAAAAAGTATCATGGGACATTCCATGGGCGGCATGGGAGCCTTAGTCTTCGGGATCAAAGAGTCTGACAAATGGAAATCCATTTCCGCCTTTGCACCCGTTGCGAACCCTTCAAAATCCCATTGGGGACAGGAAGCCGCCGAAGTCTATTTTAACAATCCAGAAGAGGCGAAAGCCTATGATCCCACCCTTTTGCTTCAATCCGGTAAAAATCACCCGACTCCTATCTTGATCGATCAGGGCAGAGAGGATGAGTTTCTCCATGATGGAAAATTACTGCCTAAAAACTTCTTAAATGTTGCGGATCGTGTTGGTCAGCAGGTCATTTTCCGTGCGCATAAGAAATTCGATCATTCTTACTGGTTCGTTCAGAGCTTTATTCAATCACATATTGAATATCATGCACTCTATCTTCAGAACGACAATCACGGCTGA
- a CDS encoding LysE family translocator, with amino-acid sequence MISPLISSLSTFIVTATLLSIAPGPEIILTLTVATSPVRKMGKWIVAGVASGMTLWALATPLGLSAIFTTNPKAFQILKWLGVGYLLYLSVRLLLESCKKPHTFENGAAPLHAVQSAKEAFQQGILSALLNPNVAVFFVLMFPTFIPSGFSAAQIKGILLLQGGIEVIIMTLYLTIVVLAAVPLKKLLDKGIALRFFYGISGLLLLLCAAKLFMAQPPV; translated from the coding sequence ATGATTTCGCCACTTATCTCTTCTTTATCTACTTTTATCGTAACGGCGACACTTCTCAGCATTGCTCCCGGTCCTGAAATTATTTTAACCCTGACCGTTGCCACCTCGCCTGTCCGAAAAATGGGAAAATGGATTGTTGCTGGCGTTGCTTCCGGGATGACACTTTGGGCTTTAGCGACCCCTCTTGGATTAAGTGCGATTTTCACAACAAATCCCAAAGCCTTCCAAATTTTAAAATGGCTCGGTGTTGGCTATCTCCTTTATCTCAGCGTCCGCCTTCTCCTTGAATCCTGTAAAAAACCGCATACATTTGAAAATGGTGCCGCGCCATTACATGCTGTCCAATCTGCAAAAGAGGCCTTTCAGCAGGGAATTTTAAGTGCGCTTTTAAATCCAAATGTGGCTGTTTTCTTTGTCTTGATGTTCCCTACCTTTATTCCTTCAGGCTTTTCTGCTGCGCAGATCAAGGGGATTTTACTGCTACAAGGGGGCATTGAAGTCATCATTATGACGCTTTACCTCACGATTGTTGTTTTAGCGGCTGTTCCCCTAAAAAAATTGTTAGATAAAGGCATTGCCCTACGTTTTTTCTATGGGATTTCCGGGCTTTTACTCTTACTTTGCGCCGCTAAACTTTTTATGGCGCAACCGCCTGTTTAA